One genomic segment of Clostridium estertheticum subsp. estertheticum includes these proteins:
- a CDS encoding flagellar protein FlaG, whose amino-acid sequence MDIGGNIKNDFIDLNSYNKYSENINGSKPYENDNLLSENENSENEIKSAVKKVNKFLEGDGTHLQYDKHDFFNQMIVKVVDNDTNQVIKEIPSRKILDVVAKMCEMAGVLVDKKA is encoded by the coding sequence ATGGATATTGGAGGTAACATTAAAAATGATTTTATAGATTTGAATAGTTATAATAAATACTCAGAAAACATTAATGGTTCTAAACCTTATGAGAATGATAATTTACTCAGTGAAAATGAGAATAGTGAAAATGAAATTAAGAGTGCAGTAAAAAAAGTGAATAAATTTTTAGAGGGCGATGGTACCCATCTGCAATATGATAAACATGACTTTTTTAATCAAATGATTGTAAAGGTCGTTGATAACGATACTAATCAAGTTATAAAAGAGATTCCCTCAAGGAAAATACTTGATGTGGTAGCTAAAATGTGTGAAATGGCTGGTGTTTTAGTAGATAAAAAAGCATAA
- the csrA gene encoding carbon storage regulator CsrA, whose product MLVIGRKKGESLMIGENVEITIVKIENGSVKIAINAPREIGILRKELYKEVIDENQRAMVVDALMLEKLKK is encoded by the coding sequence ATGTTAGTAATAGGTAGGAAAAAAGGTGAATCACTGATGATAGGTGAAAATGTAGAAATAACAATAGTAAAGATTGAAAATGGTTCAGTGAAAATTGCTATAAATGCACCCAGAGAAATTGGCATTTTAAGAAAAGAACTTTATAAAGAAGTGATAGATGAGAATCAAAGAGCTATGGTTGTTGATGCATTGATGTTAGAAAAGTTAAAAAAATAA
- the fliW gene encoding flagellar assembly protein FliW encodes MELVTKYHGVREYNDEDVIKFKKGLPGFKELKKFIIFPIENNGIFSVLHSIENTEVGLVLVSPFTISQEYEFKVPDNCVLELKITEPEEVLVLTTVTLSSNVNKMTTNLKAPIIINTKEKVGEQLILDNDKYRIKEPLFKENSK; translated from the coding sequence ATGGAGCTAGTCACTAAGTATCATGGAGTTAGAGAATATAATGATGAAGATGTTATAAAGTTTAAAAAAGGTCTGCCTGGGTTTAAAGAGTTAAAAAAATTCATAATATTCCCAATAGAAAACAATGGCATTTTTAGTGTGTTACACTCAATTGAAAATACCGAAGTAGGTCTTGTTTTGGTATCTCCATTTACGATATCTCAAGAGTATGAATTTAAGGTACCAGACAACTGTGTATTAGAACTTAAAATAACAGAGCCAGAAGAAGTATTGGTTTTGACTACAGTAACTTTAAGTTCAAATGTAAATAAGATGACCACTAATTTAAAAGCTCCGATCATTATTAATACAAAAGAAAAAGTAGGAGAACAATTAATATTAGATAATGATAAGTATAGAATAAAGGAACCTCTATTTAAAGAGAATAGCAAATAA
- the flgL gene encoding flagellar hook-associated protein FlgL — MRITNKMLSNNFLRDMKTNLNNLSTIQTQMATGKQIRKASDDPSKASKIMQIYSDIDANKQYNDNISNTSNWLDVTDTALDHVGKVATRIQELLVSVGNAGYGDNQRTAVKDEINQRVSELSEILNTSFDGKYIFGGTRGTDKPTAAAVVTGATGTTNKDNTTLSLTADSATVTDVANSKAKLSVEISQGVTMDYNVTASDVVDFGGEKSLTSLLANITGNLDAGKNVADTTAAVNELTTTDLKGIQNFMTNVLKLRSQVGAKQNRMDSALARNVDQNTNMTEILSTTEDIDITEKSMEYATMQTVYTAALQTSAKVLQPSLLDYL; from the coding sequence ATGAGAATAACCAATAAAATGTTATCCAATAATTTTTTAAGGGACATGAAAACAAATTTAAATAATCTGAGTACGATTCAAACTCAAATGGCTACTGGTAAGCAAATAAGAAAGGCTTCGGATGACCCTTCTAAAGCTTCTAAGATAATGCAAATATATTCAGATATAGATGCAAATAAACAATATAATGATAATATTTCGAATACATCAAATTGGCTTGATGTAACAGACACAGCATTGGATCACGTAGGCAAAGTAGCTACTAGAATTCAAGAGCTTTTAGTTTCGGTGGGTAATGCTGGTTATGGTGATAATCAAAGAACAGCTGTGAAGGATGAAATTAATCAAAGGGTGTCAGAACTTTCTGAAATATTAAACACGAGTTTTGATGGCAAATATATATTTGGTGGGACAAGAGGAACAGATAAGCCTACAGCTGCCGCGGTTGTAACAGGTGCAACAGGTACAACTAATAAAGATAATACAACGTTGAGTTTAACAGCTGATAGTGCAACTGTAACAGATGTAGCTAATTCAAAAGCTAAACTTTCGGTTGAAATTTCTCAAGGGGTGACTATGGATTATAATGTAACAGCTTCTGATGTTGTGGATTTTGGAGGTGAAAAGAGTCTTACAAGTCTTTTAGCCAATATTACAGGCAATCTCGATGCTGGTAAAAATGTAGCTGATACAACGGCTGCTGTTAATGAGTTAACAACTACGGATTTAAAGGGTATTCAAAATTTTATGACTAATGTTCTGAAATTACGCTCGCAAGTTGGTGCTAAGCAAAACAGAATGGATAGTGCTTTAGCTAGAAATGTAGATCAAAACACCAATATGACAGAAATTTTATCCACAACTGAGGATATAGATATTACAGAAAAATCAATGGAATATGCTACAATGCAAACTGTGTACACGGCAGCTCTTCAAACTAGTGCAAAGGTACTTCAGCCTTCATTACTTGATTATCTATAA
- the flgK gene encoding flagellar hook-associated protein FlgK, which translates to MSGLYSTMNVAVRGLTAQQGAIDVTSHNIANANTDGYSRQRATMETTTPFGMPSMNNAIGPGQLGTGVQISSITRIRDSYLDYQIRDENGALGLNQGKEEFLSKVETVFNGVSETGVSKLIGKVFDSWQALSTSPELSSTRTVVAQQSKALTDELNSTYNQLSTLKGDCNAVIKQDVVDINSMLNQVDELNQQIIKVKVGGNEPNDLMDKRDLLEDQLSTKFGIKIDKQSFGGQDIKVTDKDGNSTYLVKATSNTGVKRFYYDETTEKISLIDKDDVNIPPHSPIDYTPTTGELKGYMDVQTNIATYKNKLNSLAKSIAFSVNAVHDGSATSNDGIDDFFVNSTNHTTVGEAGITAGNITVNPIIIADTTKIKVGAGENPGKTDGTRALAIAQLRDVKFKIPDNSDGITTRAGFGNTITGGTTSLLTISSATDGSTIGGYFTKIVNDLAIQTQEATRTVKNHEIQLASLEQSRTSISGVSLDEEMANLIQYQHAYAANAKIISTVDELLDLIVNGLKK; encoded by the coding sequence ATGTCAGGATTATATTCAACGATGAACGTAGCAGTAAGAGGTTTGACCGCTCAACAAGGAGCAATAGATGTAACAAGTCATAATATAGCTAATGCTAATACCGACGGATATTCAAGGCAAAGAGCAACTATGGAGACTACAACACCATTTGGTATGCCATCTATGAATAACGCTATAGGACCAGGTCAATTAGGTACTGGTGTACAAATTTCATCCATAACGAGAATTAGAGATAGTTATTTGGATTACCAGATAAGAGATGAAAATGGTGCTCTGGGATTAAACCAGGGTAAAGAAGAGTTCCTTTCAAAGGTTGAGACCGTTTTTAATGGAGTTAGCGAGACTGGTGTGTCAAAATTGATAGGAAAGGTCTTTGATTCTTGGCAAGCGCTATCAACAAGCCCTGAACTTTCAAGTACAAGAACCGTAGTTGCACAGCAGTCTAAAGCACTAACTGACGAATTAAATAGCACTTATAATCAGTTATCAACCCTAAAAGGTGACTGTAATGCAGTTATTAAGCAGGATGTAGTAGATATAAACAGTATGCTTAATCAAGTAGATGAATTAAATCAACAAATAATAAAAGTAAAGGTTGGTGGAAATGAGCCTAATGATTTAATGGATAAAAGGGATTTGCTTGAAGACCAGCTAAGCACAAAATTTGGCATAAAAATTGACAAACAATCATTTGGAGGACAGGATATAAAAGTTACTGATAAAGATGGTAACAGTACTTACCTTGTAAAAGCAACTTCAAATACTGGTGTGAAAAGATTCTATTATGATGAAACTACAGAAAAAATATCTTTGATAGATAAAGATGATGTTAATATACCGCCACATAGTCCAATTGATTATACTCCCACAACAGGAGAGCTAAAGGGCTACATGGATGTACAAACTAATATAGCTACATATAAGAATAAACTAAATAGCCTAGCTAAGAGTATTGCATTTTCTGTGAATGCTGTGCATGATGGGTCGGCTACTAGTAATGATGGGATAGATGATTTTTTTGTCAATAGTACAAATCATACAACTGTTGGGGAAGCAGGAATTACGGCAGGAAATATTACAGTTAATCCAATAATTATTGCTGACACAACGAAAATAAAGGTCGGAGCAGGTGAAAACCCAGGGAAAACTGACGGAACTAGAGCATTAGCTATTGCACAGCTTAGAGATGTTAAATTCAAAATTCCAGATAATAGCGATGGGATTACTACTAGAGCTGGTTTTGGAAACACTATTACTGGGGGCACAACTTCACTGTTGACTATTAGTTCTGCTACGGATGGATCGACTATTGGGGGATATTTTACAAAAATCGTTAATGATTTAGCGATACAGACTCAAGAGGCCACAAGAACTGTAAAAAATCATGAAATACAACTTGCGAGTTTAGAGCAATCTAGAACTTCTATATCGGGGGTATCTTTGGATGAGGAAATGGCTAATCTAATTCAATATCAACATGCTTATGCAGCAAATGCAAAGATTATTTCAACTGTTGATGAGCTCCTAGATTTAATTGTCAATGGTTTAAAAAAATAA
- a CDS encoding flagellar protein FlgN yields MMQKLNDVMINETQSLKVLLLELENQHKNIVTNDIFGMEACVNKIKAANKNIAHMEVLRRKITENKAMGPIIEAAKNPELEKNFHAIKLLLQAVVLQKDTNELLIRQGLSFTNRMLNVLNPVREAKTYNGYGKVKK; encoded by the coding sequence ATGATGCAAAAACTAAATGATGTTATGATAAACGAAACGCAATCGCTTAAGGTTCTTTTATTAGAACTTGAAAATCAACACAAAAACATAGTCACTAATGACATATTTGGAATGGAAGCATGCGTAAATAAAATTAAAGCAGCAAATAAAAACATAGCTCACATGGAAGTGTTACGACGAAAAATTACCGAGAATAAAGCTATGGGACCAATAATTGAGGCGGCGAAAAATCCAGAACTTGAAAAGAATTTCCATGCAATTAAATTGTTATTACAAGCTGTAGTATTACAAAAGGACACAAACGAGTTACTTATAAGACAAGGACTTAGTTTTACAAATAGAATGTTAAATGTATTAAATCCAGTAAGGGAAGCAAAAACTTACAATGGATACGGTAAAGTGAAAAAATAG
- the flgM gene encoding flagellar biosynthesis anti-sigma factor FlgM — MKIDGVKPNVINFYKKNTNKAEVKVTKTTKDTIELSAAGKSLSALALDGKSVNSNEEIAAIKDKVNNGTYNVDSKLVAKKIIDNMKGRDI; from the coding sequence ATGAAAATAGATGGAGTAAAACCTAATGTGATTAATTTTTACAAAAAGAATACAAATAAAGCAGAGGTCAAGGTTACAAAAACGACAAAAGATACTATTGAGTTGTCAGCAGCAGGAAAAAGTTTAAGTGCTTTAGCATTAGATGGTAAATCAGTTAATTCTAATGAGGAAATAGCAGCTATAAAAGACAAAGTAAATAATGGTACCTACAACGTGGATTCAAAATTAGTAGCTAAAAAAATTATTGATAACATGAAGGGGAGAGATATTTAG
- the fliY gene encoding flagellar motor switch phosphatase FliY codes for MSNGFLSQEEIDALLNGDGADSTPTTDSAKEANSAEGVDTKDISADKDIKTESIESFELTDSEKDLLGEVGNISMGSASTALSTIVGQPVNIATPVVTVSTLKQLRGTFEIPNIALDVKFTSGIAGGNLLVIKNTDAAVIASLMMGGDGNIEGKPELSEIELSAVSEAMNQMIGSAATSMATMFAREVNISPPQSKIWDEGTSPLNDDIGEDEQVVQVAFKMTIGTLVDSVIMQVLPIETAKKIVSIMMGTEASEEPAKVVEPPIETKTPETQPKADDSVPQYESNSAKASPEPEYYAKPIERQEPQVEVRKAAFQPLKKAPLYNNPRNIDLILDVQLEISVVLGKTKKNIRDILNLGTGSLIELDKLAEEPVEILVNGKKVAYGEVVVVDENFGVRITSIISGEERVKTLTE; via the coding sequence ATGAGTAACGGCTTTCTTTCACAAGAAGAAATCGACGCTCTCTTAAATGGAGACGGTGCGGATTCAACTCCAACTACAGACTCTGCAAAAGAGGCGAACTCGGCTGAGGGAGTAGATACTAAGGACATAAGTGCGGACAAAGATATAAAGACTGAATCTATAGAATCATTTGAATTAACTGATAGTGAGAAAGATTTGTTAGGTGAAGTTGGAAATATTTCTATGGGCTCAGCATCAACAGCACTTTCAACTATTGTAGGCCAGCCTGTTAACATTGCAACGCCAGTAGTTACGGTAAGCACACTCAAACAACTAAGAGGTACATTTGAGATCCCCAATATTGCTTTAGACGTTAAATTTACAAGTGGTATTGCGGGGGGGAACCTTTTAGTAATTAAGAATACTGATGCAGCAGTTATAGCTAGTTTGATGATGGGTGGAGATGGTAACATAGAAGGTAAACCAGAGCTATCAGAAATTGAACTTAGTGCAGTATCAGAAGCTATGAATCAGATGATTGGATCTGCTGCGACATCTATGGCAACAATGTTTGCAAGGGAAGTTAATATTTCACCTCCACAATCTAAAATATGGGATGAGGGTACTTCACCCTTAAATGATGATATAGGTGAAGATGAGCAGGTCGTTCAGGTAGCTTTTAAAATGACTATAGGTACATTAGTTGATAGTGTTATAATGCAAGTACTTCCTATAGAAACTGCTAAAAAAATAGTCTCTATTATGATGGGGACTGAAGCGAGTGAGGAGCCAGCGAAAGTAGTTGAACCTCCAATTGAGACAAAAACACCAGAAACACAACCAAAGGCTGATGATTCAGTACCACAATATGAATCAAATAGTGCGAAAGCTTCACCAGAACCAGAATATTATGCGAAACCAATTGAAAGACAAGAGCCACAAGTAGAGGTTCGCAAAGCGGCTTTTCAGCCTCTAAAAAAAGCACCACTATATAATAATCCTAGAAACATTGATTTAATATTAGATGTTCAATTAGAAATTTCTGTAGTGCTTGGTAAAACTAAAAAGAATATAAGAGATATTTTAAATCTTGGTACTGGATCTTTAATTGAGCTTGATAAATTGGCGGAAGAGCCAGTAGAGATATTAGTAAATGGCAAAAAAGTAGCATACGGCGAAGTTGTAGTAGTAGACGAGAATTTTGGAGTTAGAATTACTAGTATAATTAGTGGAGAAGAAAGAGTTAAAACTCTAACAGAATAG
- the fliM gene encoding flagellar motor switch protein FliM: MAEVLSQSEIDSLLSALSSGEIEPDQIPNEEEKHKVKLYDFKSPQKFSKDHLRTLELIHDNYGRIISSYLSAQLRNNVKIQIESIQQITYEEFIHSIPNPTILTIFKMPPLSGSILFETNPQFSFQVIDILLGGMGNRKVANKEFSDIDKNILRNVNAGLIANLKLAWEDVLDVEPEIEALETNPSLNQTLAPNEPVALITFSVEMGKNTTFINMCIPYLSIEKVLDKLVVQYWFRENDEEVVNESRNRLKSRLNIVSVPMTGILGSTNITVDEFLQLTEGDVITLDNSSDSQVNLFVEDHLCYTGKPGTIGKNRGIEIIDIIDKDVENYE, encoded by the coding sequence ATGGCAGAGGTATTATCACAAAGTGAAATAGATTCACTTCTATCTGCCCTATCTTCTGGGGAAATAGAGCCAGATCAGATTCCAAATGAAGAAGAAAAGCATAAAGTTAAATTATATGATTTTAAGAGTCCTCAAAAGTTCTCAAAAGATCATTTGAGAACGCTTGAGTTAATTCATGATAATTATGGAAGAATAATATCAAGTTATTTATCTGCACAGCTAAGAAATAATGTAAAGATTCAAATTGAAAGTATTCAGCAAATAACATATGAGGAATTTATTCATTCAATTCCTAATCCTACTATCTTAACTATATTTAAGATGCCACCTTTAAGTGGCTCTATATTATTTGAAACTAATCCTCAATTTTCTTTTCAAGTGATTGATATACTCTTAGGTGGAATGGGGAATAGGAAGGTTGCAAATAAGGAATTTTCTGATATAGATAAAAACATATTACGAAATGTTAATGCAGGACTTATAGCTAACTTGAAACTTGCTTGGGAAGATGTTTTGGACGTAGAACCAGAGATTGAGGCATTAGAAACTAATCCATCACTTAATCAAACACTAGCACCAAATGAACCAGTTGCTTTAATTACTTTTTCCGTAGAAATGGGTAAAAACACTACATTTATAAATATGTGTATACCTTATTTAAGTATTGAAAAAGTACTTGATAAACTGGTTGTTCAATATTGGTTTAGAGAAAATGATGAAGAAGTTGTAAATGAATCTAGAAATAGATTAAAAAGTAGATTAAATATAGTAAGTGTTCCAATGACTGGAATACTAGGTAGCACTAATATTACAGTAGATGAGTTTCTGCAATTAACTGAAGGTGATGTAATAACTCTTGATAATTCAAGTGATAGCCAAGTTAATCTATTTGTTGAAGATCATTTATGTTATACTGGCAAACCTGGTACTATAGGCAAAAACAGGGGAATTGAGATAATAGATATAATAGATAAGGATGTGGAAAATTATGAGTAA
- a CDS encoding chemotaxis protein CheW: protein MQVIVFKVNEEQFAVEASSVQSINDMMEITNVPKSAAYIKGLINLRGNIISLLDINLLLDIEKGSIEQENIIILNLKEESVGVTVDQVDEVLEIETDLIEKIETDKDKAYIKGIINFKDRIVTLIDIGKLIER from the coding sequence ATGCAAGTAATTGTATTTAAGGTTAATGAGGAACAATTTGCGGTTGAAGCATCAAGTGTTCAAAGCATTAATGATATGATGGAAATCACAAATGTACCTAAATCTGCTGCATACATAAAGGGACTAATTAATCTAAGAGGTAATATAATTTCCCTTTTAGATATTAATCTCCTTTTAGATATTGAAAAAGGCAGCATAGAACAAGAAAATATTATTATTTTAAATCTAAAAGAAGAGTCTGTTGGAGTAACTGTAGACCAAGTTGATGAAGTATTAGAAATTGAAACAGATTTAATTGAAAAGATTGAAACTGATAAAGATAAAGCCTATATTAAAGGAATAATAAACTTTAAGGATAGAATAGTCACATTAATTGATATTGGTAAACTTATTGAAAGATAA
- a CDS encoding response regulator codes for MARVLIVDDAAFMRMMIKDILEKNGFEIVGEASNGLKGVELYKAEKPDIVTMDITMPEMDGIEAVKAIKAFDPAAKVIMCSAMGQQTMVMDAIKAGARDFIVKPFQSDRVLEAIKKVLG; via the coding sequence ATGGCTAGAGTATTAATTGTTGATGACGCTGCGTTTATGAGAATGATGATAAAAGATATATTGGAGAAAAACGGATTTGAAATTGTAGGAGAAGCAAGTAATGGACTAAAGGGTGTAGAATTATATAAGGCAGAAAAACCAGATATTGTTACTATGGATATTACTATGCCTGAAATGGATGGAATAGAAGCTGTTAAAGCAATTAAAGCATTTGATCCAGCAGCAAAAGTAATTATGTGTAGTGCAATGGGCCAACAGACTATGGTTATGGATGCAATAAAAGCTGGTGCAAGAGATTTTATAGTTAAACCATTCCAATCAGATAGAGTACTTGAGGCAATAAAAAAAGTTTTAGGTTAA
- a CDS encoding chemotaxis protein CheC, giving the protein MDYSELTPMQLDVLQEVGNIGAGNAATALSELLNEKVDMSVPAVNIIPFDDIFSSIDVEVVVIGVVVRVLGDIPGNILFTLEKDVALRIISGLVGKEQQQITEIGNSALCEIGNIISSSFMNAIAELTKLEVRPSVPAVALDMMAAILSTTFIEAGQFDEYVLDLETNFLQENEKIRGHFYYIPMPGSLEKILNSLGVN; this is encoded by the coding sequence ATGGATTATTCTGAGCTTACTCCTATGCAGCTTGATGTTCTACAGGAAGTGGGGAATATTGGTGCAGGCAATGCAGCGACTGCTTTATCAGAGTTACTGAATGAAAAAGTAGATATGAGCGTGCCAGCAGTAAATATTATTCCATTTGATGATATCTTTTCAAGTATAGACGTCGAAGTAGTAGTAATTGGTGTTGTTGTGCGAGTACTTGGAGATATACCGGGTAATATATTGTTTACTTTGGAAAAGGATGTTGCTCTAAGAATTATATCAGGGCTTGTAGGAAAAGAGCAGCAGCAAATAACAGAGATTGGAAACTCAGCACTCTGTGAGATTGGAAATATTATTTCAAGTTCTTTCATGAATGCAATAGCAGAACTTACGAAACTTGAGGTTAGGCCTTCCGTGCCAGCAGTAGCACTAGATATGATGGCAGCAATACTCTCAACGACCTTTATTGAAGCGGGTCAATTTGATGAGTATGTACTTGATTTAGAAACAAACTTTTTACAGGAAAATGAAAAAATAAGAGGGCATTTTTATTATATACCAATGCCCGGATCGCTTGAAAAAATATTAAATTCACTAGGTGTAAACTAA
- a CDS encoding chemotaxis protein CheA, with translation MDTSQYMSMFLEESMENLQTLNESLLELEQNPEDIDKLNEIFRVAHTIKGMAATMGFSQMAELTHNMENILSEFREGKLKVNEKVVTVLFRCLDTLEKMVNNISEDISEDISIDEILKDLLEMAESGENPKAQEEKIENTPQNTSNEDMGERVSLNEYDIDVIKQAKEKMYNAFDIKILISENTLLKAARAFLIFKSLEEYGEIIKSVPGAEDLEDENFEFEINLIYITNKEKDEVTDILLNISEVEKANVEDVDIDSTAATLSDKLVEVKGIEKATEAKIEEVKSKPMVEGKNKDKKEVVAHKKAHQSVRVELDRLDKFMNMVSELVIHRTRLEQISSVHKLTDLNETLEQVARATSELQDLVMKIRMLPLEVVFNRFPRMIRDISKNLNKDMELVIQGQETELDRTVIDEIGEPLLHLLRNAADHGVEPSSVRIAKGKSPVGTIKLIAYAEGTKAIIKVEDDGAGLDVERIKVKANESGINTEGMTDADVKNLIFAQGFSTNDKVTDISGRGVGMDVVKTKIAALGGTVDAISEIDKGTSFIIRLPLTLQIIQALLVKVGNETMAISLGYIDRVIDYKVELIKKTNNKEVIVYNDSVIPLVRVNEKMEIKNIEITKRYIVIVKVGEKTVGLLVDSLLGQQEIVIKPLGQTLHGIKEYIGATILGDGLVTLILDVAALV, from the coding sequence ATGGATACATCACAATATATGTCAATGTTCTTAGAAGAGTCTATGGAAAATTTACAAACATTGAATGAGTCGCTTCTTGAGCTTGAACAAAACCCAGAAGATATAGACAAGTTAAATGAAATATTTAGGGTAGCTCATACTATAAAGGGAATGGCAGCAACCATGGGTTTTAGTCAAATGGCTGAATTAACCCACAACATGGAGAATATCTTATCAGAATTTCGTGAGGGCAAACTTAAGGTAAACGAAAAAGTTGTAACTGTTCTATTTAGGTGTCTTGACACTTTAGAAAAAATGGTGAATAATATTTCAGAAGATATTTCAGAAGATATTTCAATAGACGAGATATTAAAGGATTTACTTGAAATGGCTGAGAGTGGTGAAAATCCAAAAGCCCAAGAAGAGAAAATTGAAAATACGCCACAAAACACTAGTAACGAAGATATGGGTGAGAGAGTAAGTCTTAATGAATATGATATTGATGTCATAAAACAAGCAAAAGAAAAAATGTATAACGCATTTGACATAAAGATTTTGATAAGTGAAAATACGCTATTAAAAGCAGCTAGGGCATTTCTCATTTTTAAGAGCTTAGAAGAATACGGAGAGATAATAAAATCGGTACCAGGAGCTGAGGATTTAGAAGATGAGAATTTTGAATTTGAAATAAATTTAATTTATATAACTAATAAGGAAAAAGATGAAGTTACTGATATTTTACTCAATATATCTGAAGTAGAAAAAGCAAATGTGGAGGATGTTGACATTGACAGCACTGCGGCTACTCTATCTGATAAATTAGTGGAAGTTAAAGGGATTGAAAAGGCTACTGAGGCTAAAATAGAAGAAGTGAAAAGCAAGCCTATGGTAGAGGGTAAAAACAAAGACAAGAAGGAAGTTGTAGCTCATAAAAAAGCGCATCAATCTGTTAGAGTTGAACTAGATAGACTAGATAAATTTATGAATATGGTATCAGAACTTGTAATTCATAGAACAAGACTAGAACAAATAAGTAGCGTTCATAAACTAACTGATTTAAATGAAACTTTAGAACAAGTAGCTAGAGCTACGTCTGAGCTTCAAGATTTGGTAATGAAGATTAGAATGTTGCCACTTGAAGTAGTATTTAATAGATTTCCAAGGATGATTCGCGATATATCAAAAAATCTTAATAAAGATATGGAACTTGTAATTCAAGGACAGGAGACAGAACTTGATAGGACAGTTATTGATGAAATAGGGGAACCATTACTTCATTTGCTTCGTAATGCAGCAGATCACGGTGTTGAGCCTAGTAGCGTGCGAATTGCTAAAGGAAAGAGTCCAGTTGGTACAATTAAGCTTATAGCTTATGCTGAAGGTACTAAAGCAATTATAAAGGTTGAAGACGATGGTGCAGGCCTGGACGTAGAGAGAATAAAGGTAAAAGCAAATGAATCTGGTATAAATACTGAGGGCATGACAGATGCTGATGTAAAAAATTTGATTTTTGCACAAGGATTTAGTACTAATGACAAAGTAACTGATATATCTGGGCGCGGAGTGGGTATGGATGTTGTCAAAACTAAAATTGCTGCACTTGGTGGAACTGTAGATGCGATAAGTGAGATTGACAAAGGTACATCTTTTATTATAAGATTACCATTGACACTACAAATAATCCAGGCATTACTAGTAAAAGTTGGTAATGAAACTATGGCTATCTCTCTTGGATATATTGATAGAGTAATAGATTATAAGGTAGAGTTAATTAAGAAGACTAATAATAAAGAAGTTATTGTATACAATGATAGTGTAATTCCACTTGTAAGAGTAAATGAAAAAATGGAAATAAAAAATATTGAAATTACAAAGAGATATATTGTCATTGTAAAAGTCGGAGAGAAAACTGTAGGCCTTTTAGTGGATTCACTTCTAGGACAACAAGAAATTGTAATAAAGCCATTAGGGCAAACATTACATGGAATAAAAGAATATATAGGAGCAACAATTTTAGGAGATGGACTTGTTACATTGATACTTGATGTTGCGGCTTTAGTCTAA